A genome region from Nitrosopumilus oxyclinae includes the following:
- the erpA gene encoding iron-sulfur cluster insertion protein ErpA produces the protein MATEQTQKMVTVTAKAAEKIHEFMKEEAESPEYLRVYVQGGGCSGLSYGMGFEKAPEEDDIVMEENGVKLLIDSYSVDHLQGANVDYIESLMGSGFKINNPNVTKSCSCGSSFSTE, from the coding sequence ATGGCAACTGAGCAAACACAAAAGATGGTCACAGTTACCGCAAAAGCAGCTGAAAAAATTCATGAATTCATGAAAGAAGAAGCAGAATCCCCTGAATACCTTAGAGTATATGTTCAAGGTGGAGGTTGTTCTGGTCTATCTTATGGAATGGGCTTTGAAAAAGCACCAGAAGAAGATGACATCGTCATGGAAGAAAATGGAGTAAAACTCCTAATTGACAGCTACAGCGTTGATCATCTACAGGGTGCAAACGTAGACTATATTGAAAGCCTAATGGGCTCAGGATTCAAAATTAACAATCCAAATGTTACAAAATCCTGTTCATGTGGTTCTTCATTTAGCACTGAATAA
- the dnaG gene encoding DNA primase DnaG yields the protein MPQSGIVKYHVKLSYEVDGLVERADIIGAIFGQTEGLLGPEMNLNELQRVSKVGRIEVNAKPTSNTTNGDALIPMSTDIDTCALIAAGIESIDKVGPFDCKFKLEAIDDVRAAKKDDIVRRAKEIKQKWATKTVSEGETMLNDVHQGDTGKLSTYGPSKLTCSSGVFDSNWVILVEGRADVINLLRAGYDNALAIEGAKIDESIKELCGKKDTVVAFLDGDRSGGFILKELKSVVTLDYELQADTGVEVEELTPSRIDEILSPIATEIKDGKPAPEIKNEDDKPVAEMAAKVFPNLNETLEAVALDADQNEIFKVPISEVVSKLSSQSGIKYLLLDGIITQRLLEGAKNAGVECVIGHRVAKLSNSDGMTLKTFGDLGIS from the coding sequence ATGCCTCAATCAGGAATTGTCAAATATCACGTTAAACTTTCCTATGAAGTCGATGGACTCGTTGAAAGAGCAGATATAATCGGAGCCATCTTTGGCCAAACAGAAGGACTGTTAGGCCCAGAGATGAATTTGAATGAACTGCAACGAGTTTCCAAAGTCGGCCGCATTGAAGTTAATGCAAAACCTACCTCTAACACCACTAATGGTGATGCATTAATCCCAATGAGTACAGACATTGATACTTGTGCATTAATTGCTGCTGGAATTGAAAGCATTGACAAAGTAGGTCCGTTTGATTGTAAATTCAAATTAGAAGCTATTGATGATGTACGAGCTGCAAAGAAAGATGATATTGTAAGACGCGCAAAAGAGATCAAGCAAAAATGGGCAACTAAAACTGTTAGTGAAGGTGAAACTATGTTAAATGATGTTCACCAAGGTGATACTGGAAAATTATCAACATATGGACCATCAAAATTAACATGTAGTTCAGGTGTTTTCGATTCTAATTGGGTAATTCTAGTTGAAGGAAGAGCTGATGTAATCAATCTTCTAAGAGCAGGCTATGATAATGCACTTGCAATTGAAGGTGCAAAAATAGATGAATCAATCAAAGAACTATGTGGCAAGAAAGATACTGTTGTTGCATTTTTAGATGGTGATAGATCAGGTGGATTTATTCTTAAAGAACTCAAATCTGTTGTTACTTTAGATTATGAACTTCAAGCAGACACTGGTGTTGAAGTTGAAGAACTAACTCCATCGAGAATTGATGAGATTTTAAGTCCAATTGCTACTGAGATTAAAGATGGAAAGCCTGCACCAGAGATAAAAAATGAAGATGATAAACCTGTTGCAGAGATGGCTGCCAAAGTGTTTCCAAATCTAAATGAAACACTTGAAGCAGTAGCATTAGATGCTGATCAAAATGAAATTTTCAAAGTTCCAATCAGTGAAGTTGTAAGCAAACTATCCTCACAATCTGGAATCAAATATCTTCTACTGGATGGAATTATCACTCAGAGACTTTTAGAAGGTGCCAAAAATGCTGGTGTTGAATGTGTAATTGGACACAGAGTTGCAAAATTATCAAACTCTGATGGAATGACACTCAAAACATTCGGTGACTTGGGCATATCTTAG